The segment ACCGGTCCAACCCGTGAGGAAGTATGTGAGTGGCCAAGGGATTCCAACGGAAGCGGGGTAGATGAATGTGAATCGGCCAGCGGCGTCTACGACGGAGTCCCTCGCGTCCTCGACGAAATCAGACCCTGAGAACTCCGGCGAACCGTCGACGATGGCAACACCGATGTCTTCAGGACCGGATGGGAGGGGGAATATCCAGGCCATGGTCTCCGATTCCTGCCAGTCGAAGGTCACGGAAATGAACATCCGCTGGACGCCGTTCACGTAATGTATCACCGCATCCTGCGAGCCTTCCTCGACCTGGAATACTGTGTGAGACTTCCCAAAAACGCCGCCGTCAGCAGCTGCCAACCCGATCGCCGGCTGTAGAACGAATATGAGGACCGCCCAAACGGACAACGTCCTTCGCCAAGTCTTACCTCTCTTCATTCCAATCTCCGCAACTATACTTACTAGTCGTCTTCTCGCTAATAATCCTTCCTGTGGGTCCTACATCCCAGCTTCGGACGAGGATATGATGGACCTCGACGCGCTCAATGAGAACCTGCGCACGAGGTGGGATCCAACTGACGTTTCTTGAGTCCTAGTTGAGAGATGAGAATGTCGGAAGAGCCCTGGTGTGCCCTCCGGGAAAAAGATTAAGAAAAGCGAGCAGGAGGTTCTCCAGGGGTGGCTGATGGAGCCAAGAACCTCCTGCCTTGATCCGCAACCTATTCGGCGAGCCAGTCTTCGAAGGCCTCGTCCTCGCCCCGGAGCCACCGCCTGAGCGCGTCCATCTGGTACTCCTCGTGGGTCTTGGGGGCCCTGATGAGCGGGCGCCCGTCTAGCATGGACTTGTGCTTCGTCCCCCCGATCTGCATGTCGAGCCGGGGGAACACGCCCATTCTCCGGATCCCGAGGACGTCATTGATGCCTTCTCTCCTTCCTATCATCTTACACCTCCGCTTTCTGAACCCTTCATTGTCGGAGGATTGACATAAGGGAAGTGTAGGAGTTCCATAGGAGTCCTTTTAGGATATCCGACCAAACGTATTTACCACGATGAAACATACATAGAATCGAGGACATGAGCGACAGGTCCACAGGTATCAGTCTCACCGTTAAGGAGAAGATCCAGCTCCATCTTCTTGAGTACGCCAAGTTCTCGGATGAGTACTCCGTCCCGCCCGAGATCACCCAATCAGGGATCTCCGAAAGAGTGGGAATCCACCTGAAGCATCTCTCCCAGTACCTGAAACCGCTGCTTGAAGGCGGCCAGGTCGAGGAGCGCACCGCCCACGTGACCGGAATGAAGCAGAGACGGAAGGTCTACCACCTGACGAGCGTGGGCTGGGTGGACGCGTCGAAGGTGAAGGACCTCGTGATGGGGTCCCCCATAAACTACATGACCGCCAGCGGTAGGCTCCGGGAGGGCGTTCTCACAGAGGTGATGGAGAGATACACTCAAGGGCGCAGGATAATGGAGGTGCTGTCAGCGATAGGCGATGACGGCGTCATGGACATCGGCGCGCTCGCGGCGGAGGAGGCCGAAGAGGAACGCCTAGTGGACCACACGGAAGAGGCGCCCAGAACGCCTGATTTCGTGGACAGGCTCAAAGAGATCGAGAAGATAACGTCCCTTCTAGACGAGAGAAAGATCGTTGTTATCCGCGGACTGGCGGGCATCGGCAAGACAGCACTGGCCACGGCCGTGTGCTCTCAGATGCGGGGGAGCAAGAACCTGCTCTGGCACCAGACCCGCAAGTGGGACACGCCGACGACCGTTCTCCTGAAGATGGGGCGGTTCCTGAGAGCGCTGGGGAGCACGATGCTGTACGAGCACGTCAGCGGGGGCGCTGCGGTCGACCTCGGCAGGGTCGAGATCCTGCTCGAGAAGGAGCTGGACAAGAGCAACTCCGTGATGATATTCGACGACTTCCAGTACGCCGGCGAGGAGGTGATGGACTTCTTCTCCATGGTCGGGGACGTAGTGGAGAGGACCGAGGACGCCAACCTGCTGGTTCTTTCGAGGGAGGCGATCCCGTTCTACGACCGGAAGGCGGTCATGATAAAGAAGACCGTGGGGGAGGTAGAGCTCACAGGCCTCGACTTCGAGAGCACCAAGGAGTGGATGGAGAACAA is part of the Candidatus Thermoplasmatota archaeon genome and harbors:
- a CDS encoding ATP-binding protein, which gives rise to MSDRSTGISLTVKEKIQLHLLEYAKFSDEYSVPPEITQSGISERVGIHLKHLSQYLKPLLEGGQVEERTAHVTGMKQRRKVYHLTSVGWVDASKVKDLVMGSPINYMTASGRLREGVLTEVMERYTQGRRIMEVLSAIGDDGVMDIGALAAEEAEEERLVDHTEEAPRTPDFVDRLKEIEKITSLLDERKIVVIRGLAGIGKTALATAVCSQMRGSKNLLWHQTRKWDTPTTVLLKMGRFLRALGSTMLYEHVSGGAAVDLGRVEILLEKELDKSNSVMIFDDFQYAGEEVMDFFSMVGDVVERTEDANLLVLSREAIPFYDRKAVMIKKTVGEVELTGLDFESTKEWMENKGVEDDFKAVHKRTGGHPLFLELIGSYSGRS